One window from the genome of Thermococcus siculi encodes:
- a CDS encoding DEAD/DEAH box helicase yields the protein MVVLRIPDGSALVKIEKADPQVYFKIYELLSYKRDFGKWEKPESLYDPYERTFPVGVLPRVKKFLNCKGYRVRVKDERQVRGVKLNSTWNENYVMRKYQQRAVKKALREKMGVLALPVGSGKTVVGLRIIHELDLSALVVVHTKELLYQWADKVREVLGVEPGIVGDNKWEEGGVTIAMIQTLLSRGADKLQNDYAIVMFDECHRTSAAEKFYQLGLSLPQVYRFGLSATPWRRVRGEEIKIEAVVGPTIFEVKAEDLIKEKFLAKPRFEIITYESTMPSFSERYKELYEDMIMNNDERNLAVVEKAVELARKGHRVLIDVKRIEHGKILKKMLEERGIKAEFLSSKSPNRWEILEAFKEGEIPVLISTLLKEGVDIPEISAIILAGGGKSDIMTIQTIGRALRPKKGMKAVIVDVQDDDPLLFTHFIERQKALKQYYGKYYDREMASKLEESVPKKRRPRKRS from the coding sequence ATGGTTGTCCTTCGCATCCCGGACGGTTCGGCACTGGTGAAGATCGAGAAGGCTGACCCCCAGGTCTACTTCAAGATATACGAACTCCTGAGCTACAAGAGGGACTTTGGCAAGTGGGAAAAGCCGGAGAGCCTCTACGACCCCTACGAGAGAACCTTTCCGGTTGGTGTTCTGCCCAGGGTCAAGAAGTTCCTGAACTGCAAGGGCTACCGCGTCCGCGTCAAGGACGAGCGCCAGGTGAGGGGGGTTAAGCTCAACTCCACATGGAACGAGAACTACGTCATGCGCAAATATCAGCAACGCGCCGTTAAGAAGGCCCTCCGGGAGAAGATGGGAGTTCTCGCCCTTCCGGTTGGAAGCGGAAAGACCGTCGTTGGGCTGAGGATAATCCACGAGCTTGACCTTTCGGCGCTCGTCGTCGTCCACACGAAGGAACTCCTCTACCAGTGGGCCGACAAGGTGAGGGAAGTCCTCGGCGTTGAGCCTGGAATAGTTGGGGACAACAAGTGGGAAGAGGGGGGCGTTACAATAGCGATGATACAGACCCTTCTCTCGAGGGGTGCCGACAAGCTCCAGAATGACTACGCCATCGTCATGTTCGACGAGTGTCACAGGACTTCTGCGGCGGAGAAGTTCTACCAGCTCGGCCTCTCTCTGCCCCAGGTCTACCGCTTCGGCCTCTCCGCAACCCCCTGGAGGCGCGTTAGGGGGGAGGAGATAAAGATAGAAGCCGTCGTCGGGCCGACTATATTCGAGGTAAAAGCCGAGGATCTCATCAAGGAGAAGTTCCTCGCCAAGCCGCGCTTTGAAATCATAACCTACGAGTCGACAATGCCCTCCTTCAGCGAGCGCTACAAGGAGCTTTACGAGGACATGATAATGAACAACGACGAGAGGAACCTCGCCGTGGTTGAGAAGGCCGTTGAGCTTGCCAGGAAGGGCCACCGCGTCCTCATCGACGTCAAGAGGATAGAGCACGGCAAGATACTGAAGAAAATGCTCGAGGAGAGGGGCATTAAGGCGGAGTTCCTCAGCTCGAAGAGTCCAAACCGGTGGGAGATACTGGAGGCCTTTAAAGAGGGCGAGATTCCGGTTCTCATCTCGACCCTCCTCAAAGAGGGCGTTGACATACCGGAGATATCCGCCATAATCCTCGCCGGCGGAGGAAAGAGCGACATAATGACGATCCAGACGATAGGGCGCGCCCTGAGGCCCAAGAAGGGCATGAAGGCTGTAATAGTCGACGTCCAGGACGACGACCCGCTGCTCTTCACGCACTTTATCGAGAGGCAGAAGGCGCTTAAGCAGTACTACGGCAAATACTACGATAGGGAGATGGCGTCAAAGCTCGA
- a CDS encoding N-glycosylase/DNA lyase: MTLDRFVRIKYRSDDEKIGELVRILGELGLDCARTIEEKVDLQFDALRNLRENLGNDELFIKLVVANAIVSYQLSAKGEQWWWEFSRYFSANPPGGSIAEAYSEFLPNSRTNRRIVAGKIRRLERLEPFLESLDVAALREYYFGGMERLRDDLAGTLNSKKSAKTIVFAVKMFGYAGRISFGEFVPYPMTIEIPDDVRINAYTKHFTNEPPVSFWARIAEETGIPPLHIDSILWPVLGGSDEVLRRLKDHCGKSNAVLRLASL; the protein is encoded by the coding sequence ATGACCCTCGACCGCTTCGTCAGGATTAAGTACCGCTCCGACGACGAAAAGATCGGGGAGCTGGTGAGAATACTCGGAGAGCTAGGTCTCGACTGCGCCAGAACAATCGAAGAGAAGGTTGACCTCCAGTTCGATGCCCTCAGGAACCTCCGCGAGAACTTGGGAAACGATGAGCTGTTCATAAAGCTCGTCGTAGCAAACGCCATTGTGAGCTACCAGCTCTCCGCCAAGGGAGAGCAGTGGTGGTGGGAGTTCTCGCGTTACTTCTCGGCCAACCCTCCCGGGGGGAGTATTGCAGAAGCCTACTCCGAGTTCCTCCCCAACTCCAGAACCAACAGGCGAATCGTTGCTGGAAAGATCAGGAGGCTGGAGAGGCTCGAGCCTTTCCTCGAATCGCTTGACGTCGCGGCCCTCAGGGAGTACTATTTCGGCGGCATGGAAAGATTGAGGGACGACCTCGCGGGTACCCTTAACTCGAAGAAGAGCGCCAAAACGATAGTCTTCGCCGTTAAGATGTTTGGCTACGCGGGCAGGATATCCTTCGGAGAGTTCGTGCCATATCCAATGACCATCGAGATCCCTGACGACGTCAGGATAAACGCCTACACAAAGCACTTCACGAACGAGCCGCCTGTGAGCTTCTGGGCTAGGATAGCGGAGGAGACAGGGATTCCACCCCTCCACATAGACTCCATCCTCTGGCCCGTTCTTGGTGGAAGTGATGAGGTTTTGAGGAGATTGAAGGATCACTGCGGAAAGAGCAACGCGGTTTTGAGGCTCGCTTCACTTTGA
- a CDS encoding ABC transporter permease subunit, which yields MFWGFELEFKQSLRTKKLWVILGVMMLLYVPGFYLQKSSGREIETVGEAISALINSINGLGAFFIGILAILIGATAINSEIEKGTLRVAMSKPIKRLGYIGGKFLAHTVVLLLALLLTTVIGIIGVAWLGAPITGKLVTDSLLLNGLLLLAMIQLVALGYIISTTVKSSSTALGVALVIMFVVFMIMPAIVQFMAAKDTLLTENPDFEAYQEKVKDYQTKYLFYVPTTQIDVILSDATVVRGDIGRPEIEYLGIGHAIRENPVNLGILLGLTLVYLGITFYRFLRMDLR from the coding sequence GTGTTTTGGGGATTCGAACTTGAGTTCAAGCAGAGCCTCCGCACGAAGAAGCTCTGGGTCATACTCGGAGTGATGATGCTCCTCTACGTTCCGGGGTTCTACCTTCAGAAATCCAGCGGGAGGGAGATAGAGACCGTTGGAGAAGCCATCTCCGCGCTCATCAACAGCATCAACGGCCTGGGAGCGTTCTTCATAGGGATACTGGCGATTCTCATCGGGGCAACGGCCATAAACAGCGAGATAGAGAAGGGCACCCTCAGGGTGGCCATGAGCAAGCCAATAAAGCGGCTCGGTTACATAGGTGGCAAGTTCCTTGCCCACACCGTCGTTCTCCTGCTGGCGCTTCTCCTAACCACGGTGATAGGAATAATCGGCGTCGCCTGGCTCGGCGCTCCGATTACGGGGAAGCTGGTAACTGATTCTCTCCTGCTCAACGGCCTGCTTCTGCTGGCGATGATACAGCTCGTTGCGCTGGGATACATAATCTCCACGACGGTGAAGTCATCAAGCACGGCCCTCGGCGTCGCCTTGGTCATAATGTTCGTGGTCTTCATGATAATGCCGGCCATCGTTCAGTTCATGGCGGCGAAGGACACCCTACTGACGGAGAACCCCGACTTCGAGGCCTATCAGGAAAAGGTCAAGGATTACCAGACGAAGTACCTCTTCTACGTCCCGACGACGCAGATAGACGTCATACTGAGCGATGCGACGGTGGTCAGGGGGGACATAGGCAGACCCGAGATCGAGTACCTGGGCATCGGGCACGCCATCAGGGAGAATCCCGTCAACCTCGGCATCCTCCTTGGCCTGACCCTGGTCTACCTGGGCATCACGTTCTACCGCTTCCTCCGCATGGATCTGAGGTGA
- a CDS encoding ABC transporter ATP-binding protein: protein MIRIENLVKFYKDVKALDGLNLEVKPGQVYGFLGPNGAGKSTTILSALGLIFPQEGRIQLFEMEVFRDGKFDENKLVEAKKRIGYMPEHATLWDFMTPLQTLEIIGEAFGIPKAEREKRARELLELVNLWEDRNRKVGKFSKGMRQRLLLAQALINDPDLLILDEPMTGLDPTGIAEFKDIIREQKKAGKTVFFSSHILAHVEEICDTVGVIVKGKLRVEDSLDRIKSEFLKKAGYTIILETNAPVDFTGVEWTVSPLGEKKYRIVAPEDIREELHDFVSARGAKILTMQVKEPSLEEIFLKMVE from the coding sequence GTGATAAGGATAGAAAACCTTGTCAAGTTCTACAAAGACGTGAAGGCCCTCGACGGCCTCAACCTTGAGGTTAAGCCCGGCCAGGTCTACGGCTTCCTCGGGCCGAATGGAGCTGGGAAGAGCACCACGATACTGAGCGCCCTCGGCCTCATCTTTCCCCAGGAGGGACGCATCCAGCTCTTTGAGATGGAGGTCTTCAGAGATGGGAAGTTTGACGAGAACAAGCTCGTCGAGGCCAAAAAGAGGATCGGCTACATGCCCGAGCACGCGACGCTCTGGGACTTCATGACTCCCCTCCAGACCCTCGAGATAATAGGCGAGGCCTTCGGCATTCCAAAGGCGGAGAGGGAGAAACGTGCGAGGGAACTTCTCGAACTGGTGAACCTCTGGGAGGACAGGAACCGGAAGGTCGGAAAGTTCTCCAAGGGCATGCGTCAGAGGCTCCTCCTGGCTCAGGCCCTCATAAACGACCCTGACCTGCTCATTCTCGACGAGCCGATGACGGGACTCGATCCGACTGGAATAGCGGAGTTCAAGGACATCATCAGGGAGCAGAAGAAGGCCGGGAAGACGGTCTTTTTCTCCAGCCACATCCTCGCGCACGTCGAGGAAATCTGCGATACCGTTGGGGTCATCGTTAAGGGGAAGCTCCGCGTTGAGGACAGCCTCGACAGGATAAAGAGTGAGTTCCTGAAGAAGGCGGGCTATACTATAATCCTCGAGACGAACGCTCCCGTGGACTTCACGGGCGTTGAGTGGACGGTGTCGCCCCTCGGGGAGAAGAAGTACCGGATAGTGGCGCCGGAGGATATAAGAGAGGAACTCCACGACTTCGTCTCCGCCAGGGGCGCCAAGATACTCACGATGCAGGTGAAAGAACCCAGCCTGGAGGAGATATTCCTGAAAATGGTGGAGTGA
- a CDS encoding UbiD family decarboxylase, which produces MLREIIERLGETVIVEEPVSKELGVTRYLVKYRDRPVLFRDVDGWEVAGNIWSTRERIASYLGITKEDLTRFIADAMENPAPCRTVEKAPFLRNSTGDFSLRELPVPKYYPKDGGQYFTSAMVIAKDDNGFVNLSFHRIMVRDDKPAAIRLVPRHLYSMWKDKAERGEELDVRIIVGNPIHLLLAGAVSTAYGISELEIASRMSEKAFGRPLEVVDLDGIPVPVESEFVFEARITPELVDEGPFVDITGTYDYVRKQPLVVFERMYHVDSPIFHALLPGGYEHFMLMGLPKEPQIYASVKRVVPKVHGVRLTEGGAMWLHAVVSITKQHDGDGKNAILAAFAGHPSLKHVVVVDEDINIYDDREVEWAIATRFQADRDLVIIPNARGSSLDPSSTKSLTAKWGIDATKPLDRKEEFERARV; this is translated from the coding sequence ATGCTGAGAGAAATAATCGAGCGTCTTGGAGAGACGGTCATCGTCGAGGAACCCGTGAGCAAAGAGCTGGGCGTGACCCGTTACCTGGTGAAGTACCGCGATAGGCCCGTTCTCTTCAGGGACGTGGACGGCTGGGAAGTTGCGGGCAACATCTGGAGCACCAGGGAGAGAATAGCCTCGTACCTGGGCATCACAAAGGAGGATCTCACGAGATTCATCGCCGACGCCATGGAGAATCCCGCCCCCTGCAGGACCGTAGAGAAGGCACCTTTCCTCCGGAACTCAACAGGTGATTTCTCGCTCCGGGAACTGCCCGTTCCGAAGTACTACCCTAAGGACGGCGGCCAGTACTTCACCTCCGCAATGGTCATAGCGAAGGACGATAACGGCTTCGTGAACCTGTCCTTCCACAGGATAATGGTGCGCGACGATAAACCCGCCGCCATAAGGCTCGTCCCGAGGCATCTCTACTCCATGTGGAAGGATAAGGCGGAGAGGGGAGAGGAACTCGACGTTAGAATCATCGTCGGAAACCCGATACACCTCCTTTTGGCCGGAGCCGTGAGCACAGCCTATGGAATCAGCGAGCTTGAGATAGCATCGAGGATGAGCGAGAAAGCCTTTGGAAGGCCGCTGGAAGTAGTTGACCTCGACGGAATCCCCGTTCCTGTGGAGAGCGAGTTCGTCTTTGAGGCGAGGATAACACCCGAGCTGGTCGATGAGGGGCCATTCGTTGATATAACCGGCACCTACGACTACGTGAGGAAGCAGCCTCTGGTGGTCTTCGAGAGGATGTACCACGTCGATAGTCCGATATTCCACGCGCTCCTTCCGGGCGGCTACGAGCACTTCATGCTGATGGGCCTTCCAAAGGAGCCGCAGATATACGCGAGCGTCAAGAGGGTTGTACCAAAGGTTCACGGCGTCCGCCTGACCGAAGGAGGGGCAATGTGGCTCCACGCGGTCGTCTCAATCACCAAACAGCACGACGGCGATGGCAAGAACGCGATTCTGGCGGCTTTCGCCGGGCATCCCAGCCTAAAGCACGTTGTTGTCGTCGATGAGGACATAAACATCTACGACGACAGAGAGGTGGAGTGGGCGATAGCGACGCGCTTCCAGGCAGACAGAGATCTTGTAATCATCCCCAACGCGAGGGGAAGCTCCCTGGACCCGTCCTCAACAAAGAGCCTGACAGCGAAGTGGGGCATCGACGCCACAAAACCGCTCGACAGAAAAGAGGAATTCGAGAGGGCCAGGGTCTAG